From a region of the Enterobacter cancerogenus genome:
- the rutR gene encoding HTH-type transcriptional regulator RutR, giving the protein MSPRAAPKTGKRSLAVSAKKQAILSAALETFSQFGIHGTRLEQVAEQAGVSKTNLLYYYPSKEALYVAVMKQILDIWLAPLKAFREELAPLVAIGEYIRLKLEVSRDHPQASRLFCLEMLQGAPLLQAELTGDLKQLVDDKSAIIAGWVAAGKLAPVDPQHLIFMIWASTQHYADFAAQVEAVTGKTLRDEAFFQSTLENVQRMIIEGIRVR; this is encoded by the coding sequence ATGAGCCCGCGCGCAGCGCCAAAAACCGGCAAGCGTTCCCTGGCCGTCAGCGCCAAAAAGCAGGCCATTCTTAGCGCGGCGCTTGAGACCTTCTCGCAGTTTGGCATTCACGGCACGCGTCTTGAGCAGGTGGCTGAACAGGCCGGGGTGTCGAAAACCAATCTGCTCTACTACTACCCGTCAAAAGAGGCGCTCTATGTGGCGGTGATGAAGCAGATCCTGGATATCTGGCTCGCGCCGCTGAAAGCGTTTCGCGAAGAGCTGGCACCGCTGGTCGCCATCGGGGAGTACATCCGCCTGAAGCTCGAGGTTTCCCGCGACCATCCGCAGGCGTCCAGGCTGTTCTGTCTGGAGATGCTGCAGGGCGCGCCGCTGCTGCAGGCTGAGCTGACGGGCGATTTAAAGCAGCTGGTTGACGACAAATCGGCAATCATTGCCGGATGGGTTGCCGCCGGGAAGCTGGCTCCGGTCGACCCGCAGCATCTGATCTTTATGATTTGGGCCTCAACGCAGCATTACGCTGACTTTGCGGCCCAGGTGGAAGCGGTGACCGGAAAAACGCTGCGGGATGAGGCGTTTTTCCAGAGCACCCTTGAAAACGTCCAGCGGATGATAATCGAAGGGATCCGCGTGCGTTAG
- a CDS encoding con-10 family general stress protein, whose product MANHRGGSGNFAEDRDRASEAGRKGGQSSGGNFKNDPQRASEAGKKGGKNSHGSSNK is encoded by the coding sequence ATGGCAAACCATCGTGGTGGTTCAGGTAATTTCGCAGAAGACCGTGACAGAGCATCAGAAGCAGGTCGTAAAGGTGGCCAGTCAAGCGGGGGTAATTTCAAAAATGACCCTCAGCGTGCATCAGAAGCTGGCAAAAAAGGGGGCAAAAACAGCCACGGCAGCAGCAACAAGTAG
- a CDS encoding lysozyme inhibitor LprI family protein — translation MKPLLFAGAALLFSTSALADVCASANTQADMNSCTAQQYQAADKKLNQTYQTVMKRADAAQQPLLKKAQQAWIVLRDADCAFAASGSAGGSVQPMIANQCLAEKTTEREAYLASLMQCEEGDLSCPLPPAH, via the coding sequence ATGAAACCATTACTTTTTGCGGGCGCCGCACTGCTGTTTAGCACCAGCGCACTGGCCGATGTTTGCGCCAGCGCCAACACCCAGGCGGACATGAACAGCTGTACCGCTCAGCAGTATCAGGCAGCAGATAAAAAGCTGAACCAAACGTATCAGACGGTGATGAAGCGCGCCGACGCCGCACAGCAGCCGCTGCTAAAAAAAGCGCAGCAGGCATGGATTGTCTTAAGGGATGCAGACTGCGCGTTTGCCGCCTCGGGCAGCGCGGGGGGCAGCGTCCAGCCGATGATCGCCAATCAGTGTCTGGCGGAAAAAACCACCGAGCGCGAGGCCTATCTTGCGTCCTTAATGCAGTGTGAAGAGGGCGATTTGAGCTGCCCCCTTCCCCCGGCGCACTAA
- a CDS encoding YccJ family protein, whose product MPTQESKAHRVGEWASLRNTSPEIAEAIFEVAKYDEKLAEQIWEEGSDEVLELAFGKTDKDSLFWGEQTIERKNV is encoded by the coding sequence ATGCCAACTCAAGAATCGAAAGCCCACCGCGTAGGTGAATGGGCCAGTTTACGCAACACCTCGCCGGAGATCGCCGAAGCTATCTTTGAAGTCGCAAAATATGACGAGAAGCTGGCAGAGCAGATATGGGAAGAAGGCAGCGATGAGGTTCTGGAACTGGCCTTCGGGAAAACGGACAAAGACTCCCTGTTCTGGGGTGAGCAAACCATCGAACGTAAAAACGTCTGA
- a CDS encoding DMT family transporter yields MSVSRFTLSVKPQEAILILITMFWGGTFLAVQYAVTLSDPFFFVGLRFATAAIAVALISLKTLRGLTLKELKAGVAIGIAIAMGYSLQTWGLQSISSSKSAFITAMYVPLVPLLQWLCLGRMPGLMSCIGIVLAFIGLILLAGPENNLLALGPGELITLTGAIAIAAEIILISAWAGSVDVKRVTVVQLATASLVAFAGMVPAGESVPPMSTGLVVVALGLGIFSAIIQVTMNWAQRSVSPTRATVIYTGEPVWAGIFGRIAGERLPLLALLGAAFIIAGVLVSELKLRRKKKTRVCDEPGEQV; encoded by the coding sequence ATGTCAGTTTCACGCTTTACACTCTCCGTTAAACCCCAGGAAGCCATTCTCATTTTGATCACCATGTTCTGGGGCGGAACCTTCCTCGCCGTCCAGTATGCGGTCACCCTGAGCGATCCCTTCTTTTTTGTGGGTCTGCGCTTTGCCACCGCGGCGATTGCCGTGGCGTTAATCTCACTGAAAACTCTGCGCGGGCTAACGCTCAAAGAACTGAAGGCCGGTGTGGCAATTGGTATTGCCATCGCCATGGGCTACAGCCTGCAAACCTGGGGGTTGCAGAGCATCTCCAGCAGTAAATCTGCATTTATTACCGCCATGTACGTGCCGCTGGTGCCGCTGTTGCAGTGGCTCTGTCTGGGGCGGATGCCGGGGCTGATGTCCTGCATCGGGATTGTGCTGGCCTTTATTGGCCTGATTTTGCTGGCCGGACCGGAAAATAACCTGCTGGCGCTGGGGCCGGGCGAGCTGATCACCCTCACGGGTGCCATTGCCATTGCGGCAGAAATTATTTTGATCAGCGCCTGGGCGGGAAGCGTGGACGTTAAGCGGGTGACGGTGGTGCAGCTTGCCACCGCCTCGCTGGTGGCGTTTGCCGGCATGGTTCCGGCGGGGGAGTCGGTTCCGCCAATGTCCACCGGGCTGGTTGTGGTTGCCCTGGGGCTGGGCATTTTCAGCGCCATTATTCAGGTCACCATGAACTGGGCGCAGCGCAGCGTATCACCCACGCGCGCGACGGTTATCTATACCGGTGAGCCGGTCTGGGCGGGTATTTTCGGGCGCATCGCTGGCGAGCGTCTGCCGCTGCTCGCGCTGCTGGGGGCGGCGTTTATCATCGCGGGCGTGCTGGTCAGCGAGCTAAAGCTCAGGCGCAAGAAAAAGACGCGGGTCTGTGATGAGCCGGGAGAGCAGGTATGA
- the putA gene encoding trifunctional transcriptional regulator/proline dehydrogenase/L-glutamate gamma-semialdehyde dehydrogenase, with protein MGMTTMGVKLDDATRERIKTAATRIDRTPHWLIKQAIYNYLERLESDEGLPELPALLAGAANESEETAAVVEETHQPFLEFAEQILPQSVSRAAITGAYRRAETDAVPMLLEQARLPQDIAAQAHSLAYQLADKLRNQKNATGRAGMVQGLLQEFSLSSQEGVALMCLAEALLRIPDKATRDALIRDKISNGNWQSHIGRSPSLFVNAATWGLLFTGRLVSTHNEANLSRSLNRIIGKSGEPLIRKGVDMAMRLMGEQFVTGETIAEALANARKLEDKGFRYSYDMLGEAALTAADAQAYMVSYQQAIHAIGKASNGRGIYEGPGISIKLSALHPRYSRAQYDRVMEELYPRLKSLTLLARQYDIGINIDAEEADRLEISLDLLEKLCFEPELAGWNGIGFVIQAYQKRCPFVIDYLIDLASRSRRRLMIRLVKGAYWDSEIKRAQMEGLEGYPVYTRKVYTDVSYLACAKKLLGVPNLIYPQFATHNAHTLAAIYSLAGQNYYPGQYEFQCLHGMGEPLYEQVTGKVADGKLNRPCRIYAPVGTHETLLAYLVRRLLENGANTSFVNRIADTTLPLDELVADPVLAVEKMAAQEGQVGLPHPKIALPRELYGAGRVNSAGLDLANEHRLASLSSALLNSALQKWQAKPILEHAVDDGEMQPVINPAEPKDIVGYAREATEAEVEQALESAVNNAPIWFATPPQERAAILERAAVLMEDQMQQLIGILVREAGKTFSNAIAEVREAVDFLHYYAGQVRDDFDNETHRPLGPIVCISPWNFPLAIFTGQIAAALAAVNSVLAKPAEQTPLIAAQGIAILREAGVPAGVVQLVPGRGETVGAKLTSDNRVRGVMFTGSTEVATLLQRNIATRLDAQGRPTPLVAETGGMNAMIVDSSALTEQVVVDVLASAFDSAGQRCSALRVLCLQDDIADHTLKMLRGAMAECRMGNPGRLTTDIGPVIDAEAKENIENHIQTMRAKGRPVFQAVRENSEDAREWQTGTFVPPTLIELASFDELKKEVFGPVLHVVRYNRNNLNELIGQINASGYGLTLGVHTRIDETIAQVTGSAKVGNLYVNRNMVGAVVGVQPFGGEGLSGTGPKAGGPMYLYRLLANRPENALSVTLARQDAAYPVDAQLKAVLTQPLDALIKWADKRPELRTLAQQYGELAQAGTQRLLPGPTGERNTWTLMPRERVLCMADNEQDALVQLAAAAATGCEVLWPEDALHRDLAKQLPKEVAARIHFAKPDALLTQPFDAVIYHGDSDQLRELCEQVAARSGAIVSVQGFARGETNLLLERLYVERSLSVNTAAAGGNASLMTIG; from the coding sequence ATGGGGATGACCACCATGGGGGTTAAGCTGGATGACGCTACCCGCGAACGGATTAAAACCGCGGCGACCCGCATTGACCGGACGCCGCACTGGCTAATCAAGCAGGCGATCTATAATTATCTCGAAAGGCTGGAGAGCGACGAAGGGCTGCCCGAGCTGCCTGCCCTGCTCGCCGGCGCAGCGAACGAAAGCGAAGAAACCGCCGCTGTTGTCGAAGAGACCCATCAGCCGTTCCTGGAGTTCGCCGAGCAGATCCTGCCGCAATCCGTCAGCCGCGCAGCCATTACCGGCGCTTACCGTCGGGCCGAAACCGACGCCGTGCCGATGCTGCTGGAGCAGGCCCGCCTGCCGCAGGACATTGCCGCTCAGGCGCACAGCCTGGCGTACCAGTTGGCCGACAAGCTGCGTAATCAAAAAAATGCCACCGGCCGCGCCGGGATGGTGCAAGGCCTGTTGCAGGAGTTTTCCCTCTCCTCTCAGGAAGGCGTGGCGCTGATGTGCCTGGCGGAAGCGCTGCTGCGTATTCCGGACAAAGCCACCCGCGATGCGCTGATCCGCGACAAAATCAGCAACGGCAACTGGCAGTCACACATTGGCCGCAGCCCGTCGCTGTTCGTTAACGCCGCCACCTGGGGGCTGCTGTTTACCGGCAGACTGGTGTCAACCCATAACGAAGCGAATCTTTCCCGCTCGCTGAACCGCATCATTGGCAAGAGCGGCGAGCCGCTGATCCGTAAAGGCGTGGACATGGCGATGCGCCTGATGGGCGAGCAGTTCGTCACCGGGGAAACCATTGCCGAAGCGCTGGCAAATGCCCGCAAGCTCGAGGACAAAGGCTTCCGCTACTCGTACGACATGCTGGGCGAAGCGGCGCTGACCGCCGCCGACGCACAGGCGTACATGGTCTCTTACCAGCAGGCGATCCACGCCATCGGTAAAGCCTCCAACGGGCGCGGCATTTATGAAGGGCCGGGCATCTCCATCAAGCTTTCTGCCCTGCACCCGCGCTACAGCCGCGCGCAGTATGACCGGGTGATGGAAGAGCTGTATCCGCGCCTGAAATCCCTGACCCTGCTGGCGCGTCAGTACGACATCGGGATTAACATCGACGCCGAAGAGGCCGACCGTCTGGAGATCTCCCTCGATCTGCTGGAAAAACTGTGCTTTGAACCAGAGCTGGCGGGCTGGAACGGGATTGGCTTTGTGATCCAGGCCTACCAGAAACGCTGCCCGTTCGTCATTGACTATCTGATTGATCTCGCCTCCCGCAGCCGTCGCCGCCTGATGATCCGTCTGGTGAAAGGCGCCTACTGGGACAGCGAAATCAAACGCGCGCAGATGGAAGGCCTGGAAGGTTATCCGGTCTACACCCGCAAGGTTTACACCGACGTCTCTTACCTCGCCTGTGCGAAAAAACTGCTCGGCGTGCCGAACCTGATCTACCCGCAGTTCGCCACCCACAACGCCCACACGCTGGCGGCAATCTACAGCCTGGCCGGGCAGAACTACTATCCGGGACAGTACGAGTTCCAGTGCCTGCACGGCATGGGCGAACCGCTGTACGAGCAGGTGACCGGCAAAGTGGCCGACGGCAAGCTGAACCGCCCGTGCCGAATTTATGCCCCGGTCGGGACGCATGAAACCCTCCTGGCCTACCTGGTGCGTCGTCTGCTGGAAAACGGCGCGAACACCTCCTTCGTCAACCGCATCGCCGACACTACGCTGCCGCTGGATGAACTGGTGGCCGATCCGGTGCTGGCCGTTGAAAAAATGGCGGCGCAGGAAGGTCAGGTTGGTCTGCCGCATCCGAAAATTGCCCTCCCGCGCGAACTGTACGGCGCAGGCCGTGTTAACTCCGCGGGCCTGGATCTGGCCAACGAACACCGTCTGGCATCCCTCTCCTCTGCCCTGCTCAACAGCGCGTTGCAGAAATGGCAGGCAAAACCGATTCTTGAGCACGCCGTCGACGACGGTGAAATGCAGCCGGTGATCAACCCGGCGGAGCCAAAAGATATCGTCGGCTACGCGCGTGAAGCCACGGAAGCGGAAGTGGAGCAGGCGCTGGAGAGCGCGGTGAACAACGCGCCAATCTGGTTCGCGACGCCGCCGCAGGAGCGTGCCGCCATTCTGGAACGCGCGGCGGTGCTGATGGAAGATCAGATGCAGCAGCTCATCGGCATTCTGGTGCGTGAAGCGGGTAAAACCTTCAGCAACGCCATCGCCGAAGTGCGCGAGGCGGTTGACTTCCTGCATTACTATGCCGGGCAGGTACGCGATGATTTCGACAATGAAACGCACCGTCCGCTTGGCCCGATTGTCTGTATCAGCCCGTGGAACTTCCCACTGGCGATCTTTACCGGCCAGATTGCTGCCGCTCTCGCCGCAGTCAACAGCGTGCTGGCGAAACCGGCCGAGCAAACGCCGCTGATTGCCGCCCAGGGTATCGCTATCCTGCGCGAAGCGGGCGTGCCTGCGGGCGTGGTCCAGCTGGTGCCGGGCCGCGGTGAAACGGTTGGGGCAAAACTGACCTCAGACAACCGCGTGCGCGGCGTGATGTTTACCGGCTCCACCGAGGTGGCGACGCTGCTGCAACGCAACATCGCCACGCGTCTGGATGCGCAAGGACGCCCTACGCCGCTGGTGGCGGAAACCGGCGGGATGAACGCCATGATCGTCGACTCCTCCGCGCTCACCGAGCAGGTGGTGGTTGACGTGCTGGCCTCGGCGTTTGACAGCGCAGGTCAGCGCTGCTCGGCCCTGCGCGTGCTGTGCCTGCAGGATGACATTGCCGACCATACGCTGAAAATGCTGCGCGGCGCGATGGCCGAATGCCGCATGGGCAACCCGGGACGCCTCACCACCGACATTGGGCCGGTGATTGACGCCGAGGCGAAAGAGAATATCGAGAACCACATTCAGACGATGCGTGCCAAAGGCCGCCCGGTGTTCCAGGCAGTGCGTGAGAACAGCGAAGACGCCCGCGAATGGCAGACCGGCACCTTTGTCCCGCCAACGCTGATTGAGCTGGCAAGCTTCGACGAGCTGAAAAAAGAGGTCTTCGGGCCAGTGCTGCACGTCGTGCGTTACAACCGAAACAACCTGAACGAGCTTATCGGGCAGATTAACGCCTCCGGCTATGGCCTGACGCTTGGCGTGCATACCCGCATCGATGAAACCATCGCTCAGGTTACCGGCAGCGCGAAAGTCGGCAACCTGTACGTCAACCGCAACATGGTGGGTGCAGTGGTGGGCGTGCAGCCGTTCGGCGGCGAAGGCCTGTCCGGCACCGGTCCGAAAGCGGGTGGACCGATGTACCTGTACCGTCTGCTGGCAAACCGTCCGGAAAATGCGCTGAGCGTTACCCTGGCGCGCCAGGATGCCGCCTACCCGGTAGATGCGCAGCTCAAGGCCGTGCTCACGCAGCCGCTGGACGCGCTCATCAAGTGGGCCGACAAGCGTCCGGAACTGCGCACCCTGGCGCAGCAGTACGGCGAGCTGGCGCAGGCTGGTACCCAGCGTCTGCTGCCGGGGCCGACCGGCGAGCGCAACACCTGGACGCTGATGCCGCGCGAGCGCGTACTGTGCATGGCCGATAACGAGCAGGACGCGCTGGTTCAGCTGGCCGCCGCTGCCGCCACGGGTTGTGAGGTGCTGTGGCCGGAAGACGCGCTGCACCGCGATCTCGCCAAGCAACTGCCGAAAGAGGTGGCCGCCCGCATTCACTTTGCGAAACCGGATGCGCTTCTCACCCAGCCGTTTGACGCGGTGATCTACCACGGCGACTCGGATCAGCTGCGCGAACTGTGCGAGCAGGTGGCGGCCCGCAGCGGGGCCATCGTGTCGGTGCAGGGCTTTGCCCGCGGTGAAACAAATCTGCTGCTGGAGCGTCTGTACGTTGAACGCTCGCTCAGCGTGAATACCGCCGCCGCAGGGGGCAACGCCAGCCTGATGACTATCGGCTAA
- the agp gene encoding bifunctional glucose-1-phosphatase/inositol phosphatase — MRKALLTVAVAGCVSVTFGAQAQDTPEGYQLEQVLIMSRHNLRAPLANNGSVLEQSTAKQWPEWDVPGGQLTTKGGVLEVYMGHYMREWLAAQKMMTSGECPPADTVYAYANSLQRTVATAQFFITGAFPGCDVPVHHQEKMGTMDPTFNPIITDSSPEFREKALSAMASERQKMQLDESYRLLEQMTNFADSPSCKEKKICSLTDAKDTFSADVDKEPGVSGPLKTGNSLVDAFTLQYYEGFPMDQVAWGEIKTDQQWRVLSKLKNGYQDALFTSTAVAQNVAKPLVKYIDKALVTDRTTSPKITLLVGHDSNIASLLTALDFQPYQLHDQLERTPIGGKIVFQRWHDKNANRELMKIEYVYQSTEQLRNASVLSLASPAQRVTLALKGCPIDADGFCPIDKFDAVMNSAAK; from the coding sequence CACCTTTGGCGCTCAGGCGCAGGACACGCCCGAAGGATACCAGCTGGAACAGGTCTTAATCATGAGCCGCCACAACCTGCGCGCGCCGCTCGCCAATAACGGCAGCGTTCTGGAGCAGTCCACGGCGAAGCAGTGGCCTGAGTGGGATGTGCCGGGCGGCCAGCTGACCACCAAGGGCGGCGTGCTTGAAGTCTACATGGGCCACTATATGCGCGAATGGCTGGCAGCGCAGAAGATGATGACCTCCGGTGAATGCCCGCCAGCCGACACCGTGTATGCCTACGCCAACAGCCTGCAGCGCACCGTGGCAACCGCGCAGTTCTTTATTACCGGGGCTTTCCCGGGCTGCGACGTGCCGGTGCATCATCAGGAAAAAATGGGCACCATGGACCCGACCTTCAACCCCATCATTACCGACAGCTCGCCGGAATTCCGCGAAAAAGCGCTCAGTGCGATGGCATCAGAACGACAGAAAATGCAGCTGGACGAGAGCTACAGGCTGCTGGAGCAGATGACCAACTTTGCTGATTCGCCGTCCTGCAAGGAGAAGAAGATCTGTTCCCTGACGGATGCAAAAGATACCTTCAGCGCGGACGTCGACAAAGAGCCGGGCGTCTCCGGGCCGCTGAAAACAGGGAATTCACTGGTGGATGCCTTCACTCTGCAGTATTACGAAGGGTTCCCGATGGACCAGGTCGCGTGGGGCGAAATCAAAACCGACCAGCAGTGGCGCGTGCTGTCGAAGCTGAAAAACGGCTATCAGGACGCGCTGTTTACCTCTACAGCGGTGGCGCAAAACGTCGCGAAACCGCTGGTGAAGTATATCGACAAGGCGCTGGTCACCGACCGGACCACCTCGCCAAAAATAACGCTGCTGGTGGGTCACGACTCCAACATCGCCTCGCTGCTGACGGCGCTGGATTTCCAGCCGTATCAGCTTCATGACCAGCTGGAGCGCACGCCGATTGGCGGGAAAATCGTCTTCCAGCGCTGGCACGATAAGAACGCCAACCGCGAGCTGATGAAGATTGAGTATGTCTACCAAAGTACGGAGCAGTTGCGTAACGCCAGCGTGCTTTCACTGGCATCCCCGGCGCAGCGCGTGACCCTGGCGCTGAAAGGGTGCCCTATTGATGCAGACGGATTCTGTCCGATTGATAAGTTTGATGCGGTAATGAACAGCGCGGCAAAATAG
- the wrbA gene encoding NAD(P)H:quinone oxidoreductase has product MAKVLVLYYSMYGHIETMAHAVAEGANRVDGVDVVVKRVPETMNAEAFAKAGGKTQNAPQATPQELADYDAIIIGTPTRFGNMSGQMRTFLDQTGGLWASGALYGKLASVFSSTGTGGGQEQTITSTWTTLAHHGMVIVPIGYGAQELFDVSEVRGGTPYGATTIAGGDGSRQPSNEELSIARYQGEHVAGLAKKLFG; this is encoded by the coding sequence ATGGCAAAAGTTCTGGTGCTCTATTATTCCATGTATGGACACATTGAAACCATGGCTCACGCGGTTGCAGAAGGCGCAAACAGAGTAGACGGCGTGGATGTTGTGGTGAAGCGCGTACCGGAAACCATGAACGCCGAGGCGTTCGCCAAAGCCGGGGGAAAAACACAAAACGCCCCGCAGGCCACGCCGCAGGAGCTGGCCGACTACGATGCCATTATCATCGGCACCCCAACCCGCTTCGGCAATATGTCAGGCCAGATGCGCACCTTCCTCGACCAAACCGGAGGACTGTGGGCGTCTGGCGCGCTGTACGGCAAGCTGGCGAGCGTATTCAGCTCAACCGGGACCGGCGGCGGCCAGGAGCAGACGATTACCTCAACCTGGACTACCCTTGCTCATCATGGGATGGTGATTGTGCCGATTGGCTACGGCGCGCAAGAGCTGTTTGATGTGTCTGAGGTTCGGGGCGGTACACCTTACGGCGCAACCACCATTGCCGGTGGCGACGGCTCTCGCCAGCCAAGTAATGAAGAGCTTTCCATCGCCCGTTATCAGGGTGAACACGTCGCGGGTCTGGCCAAAAAACTTTTCGGCTAA